The DNA sequence CCGCCACCACCTCCTTGGCAGAAGCCACCCGGTTTTCCCGCCGGGTCCGATCGCTCAAGGCTTGGGCTATATTTTTTGCGGCCATTACAGATGGAACCCGATTGGCTTTTAGCTGCATCAGTTGACTCCAGTCGGTAAGCCAAAGCTGGCGCCTCCGCGAGCTGCGTGGGGATGTTCTTCTGCACTGGCTAGCCAGAGATTTCGCGTGTGCTGGGAAAAGGGTCATCTCCACTGGGCAACCGTTGTCCTATGTCGAAACGCCCGGAGCGAATGCGTTGCCAGGACCCTCGGTGGTTGAAGGGTCGCACGAAAAGGGCTGGAGAAAAGACCAGCGAACAAGCGAGCCCTAACGCACGTGCATCCTCTGCCAAAGGCTTGAAACGAGCCATTCCGGCGCCACCAAGCCCGTGCGAGAGAAACAAAGGCTCAAGTCCCTCTGGAAAGAGAGTAATGGGTGTACCGGGGAACGGCGTCCGGGGTACTGGGTGAACGCATGCATGTAAAGGGCGATGCGTCAACACGGGCGGCCTGTGTGGTGGGTGGTTTGGGTTGGTGGCGAATGGGTCGACTTACGAGTGTGCCGTGAAACCTCAAAGCGAGTCCAGGCAGGAGTCGAAGAGATCCGCAGGTCCGAAAGAGCCGGGAGAGAGTCGGGCGGATTGAAGGTCCGAGAGTTCTAAAGGAAAACGTCGGATGGAGAGAGAAGAGAAACATGGGTGAGGAATCCGAGAATTTCCGATACGTGTTTGGAAGCTTGCGAAGGTGGTGCAAGGAAAGACGAAGAAAAGCCGGCACATGTTCCGTGGGCACCATTGTGCTTGGATCTAGCCCAAAAGCCGAAAGCCGGACGTCTTCTCGGCGTTCGGTAGGATCAAGCGGGGGCTGGAAACGGGCAATACGGAGAAAGTATGGAGAAATATCGAACCAATGCCGGATCGAAAGAAGCAGCTGTGGCTACGGCCTCTCCGAAACGGCGTCCCACCAGTCCTCAACTCTACTTTTTCTAACCCGGGAGAGTGACAAGGATTCGACTCGTTCTACCACCACGGGCTCATGTGCTTGAAAAGAGACTCACACAGGGGCGAAGTTCTGACGCCTGGGGTACACAGCTAAAGCGGACACTAAGAGCAGGGTCGCAAAAAAGGAAGCATCCTTCTTTACCTGCCTTGACAAAGAGGCTCGCCAGCGTGGGTAAGCAAAGCTTCCCGCAGCATCGATTGGACCCAGTCCCGGTCGGCGGCCCAACCAAAGGAGGGGATGGGCACAAAGTGATAGCCGCAGGCTTCCCACTCTTGCTGAAGGGACAAAAGCTTTTTCCCGTCCATTTTCCAGCGTTCCAAGGCAAAGGGACCGATTATTCCTACTACACCTGTCGTTCCAAAAACCAGAAGGTCAGCGGGCAAAAGAACTTCTCCTAAAAGAGTCACCGGAGTGTAGACCGCGTAGCCTAGACCCGTGATCCATTCTGCCATTTCTTTGTGCCATCCATCGGTCCCCCGCACGGTTTCTACCAGCTGCACCTGGGAAGTGGTGGCCAAGCCGGAGGGTGGCCGGAAAAGCGAAAGCCTCGGATCATGTTCCGGAAAATATTCCGGCGGTGCCGAGTGGAAAACCCAGATCTCTTCTTTTGCTGCGGCCAGGATGGCATGAACCAGTCTTCGTCCCCACCCTTCGGGCCAGGGAGTGAGGGGCTCGTTGGGAGCAACTACAAGGGAAACAAAAACCAAGTCGCGTGATTCACCTTGAAGATCTTCTGGGGTCCCACAGAAGAAATTCCGGCGTGCGATTTCTTGAGAAGGGAGCTTTTCATTGGATAGCCGGCGGAGAAGGTTTGCCTGCGGGACACTCCCGAGGCTAACCAGAGCAATTGTCTTAGAGGCGTAAAACGGGTCTTCCAGAATCTGCCGTAACTTTTCCACTACAGCATGAGCCTCAAAAGGATTGAGCGCCAAATGCCCCGATCCTTGTTGCACGCCCTGGGAGATATGCTCCCATCGAAGAACCTTTTGAAAGCTGGTTGGGCGAATCCGCATGGGAAGCAACGGGCGATCCGGATAGGAATGGCTATTCAAAAGAGCGACAAGTTCCGCCCGGGAGCTAAACTGCCTGCGCAAACTTTTTCGTACAGGGAACCGCACCTCGGCAATATCCCATAGGGAGTTGGCTGCCACCAGGCGATCCCGATAGGCCAAATCCGCTACCCACCGGGTACAATCTTCTCTTTGGGATGGGTCGGAGAACTCAAGAAACGGCCCAAGTCCCGGTTGTGAGCCGTCTCCTAGGACGGCCACCTTGCGTCCCAGCAAGGTCGTCAAAAGAGATGGGGGAGGTGCAACTTCACCACCGATCACGATCACGACATCGAAAAGATTCGCATTCTCAGATAAGAGTTCCATCCCCGCAGGCAGCCCAATGAGCCACGCGGGGAAGAAGGAGACAAACCGAGTGGTATGTTTCCAAGCCTCCCTCCGGTATAATTCGGAAGAAGGTTGGAATCGCACCCGGGCATCCTCCCAAGCTTTTTTCCAGGCCAAAAGAGCCTCTCGTTGCTCCTCTTCTAGATGCGGCACGGATCGCAGCCAGGCTTCGGCCGCCCAAAGTGCGCAAGCCTCTCGTCGCCAGTTTTGCCCAAGGGTTTGATAGCGATCCCATAGCTTGAGAATTTCGCGTTCCTTTTGCGCTCGTTGCCGAACCTCGGCCCATGCCCTGGCCCACTGCCATGCCATCGGCAGCGCTTCGAGCCGCGAAGGCCAAGCAGGATCCGCAGGCTTTTCTTTAATCCGACGAGTCAAGTCTGGGGCCACTTGACCGAGAACTTGAAGAAGTCGTTCCGCTTCTTCCCAAGCTTTTCCTTTTTCCCACGTCTTGACCAGTTCTCCGTAGGCAAGCTCGTAGGCCAAAGGGTCTTTTTGTTCCACGCTTCGCAGAAGTTCCCCAAGAATCGGGTGTGCGTTGGGTTGCCGTGCCCATAGGTGGAGTTGGTGAAGAAAAGCACGGACGGGCTGCTCGCTTTTTTCCCAATTTTGAAAGGCAAGCGTGGCTAGAAGCTGTGCAATGAGCTCTCCCAAGGCTTGCTCGTTGGTCCAAGCGACTTCTGTTGGAGCGAAAAGCAGCTCCACTCTTGCTCGCCATTCTTTTACTTGCTGCCCAAACGCAAGGATTTTGCCCAACCAGTGGTGGCATTTTTGAACCACGTCCAGCTGGTCTTCGATTCCGCCCGAGACAGGAATTTCGGCCCAGCGTTGCCAGAGCCGGCAAAGCCTTCGCACATCCAGATACGTTTGACAGTATTCCTGGAGGTCTTGGAGCGTTTCCTTGCTCCGGCACCGACGGCCATTAAGCCGCACGGAAGACCGGAGATAGCTGGTTTCGCGGAGCACCCTAGGCCGGAATAGAAGAAAACGGGGAGGAGGCCCTTTTTCCTCCCAGTACTGCAGAAGTGCATGGCAATCACTCAGTAGCGTTACCAGGTCGCAAGACTTGACCGTAGCTAAAGTCCAATCTTTGACCCTGGCTACCCGTTCGGCTAGGCCAGCATCCCATAAGGCTTGTGTTTGCTCTTGCAACCGTACCCACGGCTCCGCGTTTCCATAGACAACTTCGTCCAATGCGGAGCCAGCAAACGGAAGGGAACAATTGCGTATATCGTGGAGAGCCGCGCGTAGCTCTGAGAGTGCTGCAAGAATCTCCTGGAGCTGGCTTGAGTCTTTATGAACCCGTTGCAGGATCGTTTCTTGGGCGTAGTTCTGCAAAAAACTTTGCCAGCGAAGGCGATTTTTCCTTTCTTCTTCTAGCCAGGAAGCAAGCACGGAGGGTTCCGGTAGTAGCGCCGGATCCGGGCAAAACTGGGAGAGTTCCCCATTTTTTTCCAGGGATAAAGGGCGCAAAAAGGAAGCAAGTTTTTTCCAGGCGTCGGGAGATTCTGGGAGGGAAGCCTCCGGATCCACCGCGTCGGTGAACCAATGGTATTTTTCGCGCTCAAGGAACAGCCGTTCGATAACTTCCGGAAGTGATCCTTGGTAAATTCCTCCAGCCAAGCTTACATCCCGGGTATCGCAGGGAAGACTACGAAGCAGGGTTTCCTCAACTTCGAGGAGTTCGGTTTCTACCTCCCGGATCTTTCCTTCCCAGCGTGCCACCTCTTCAGCGGTTTCCTCTGGTGAGTGCTCTGTCGTGAAACGTAGGATTCGATCCACTGCCGTTTCGAGGTTTGAAAGAAACTCGGAGTCAATGCCCGTCCAGCACAAGCAGAGGGGACGGATTTCTGGAGGG is a window from the Candidatus Methylacidithermus pantelleriae genome containing:
- a CDS encoding DEAD/DEAH box helicase family protein codes for the protein MEAPTNRHLTESSEPLTKVLEYFRELSLQAARPAQDVQEYPVVVWLWELQALPDVRCPKLSAGNWTHEFWIQWKKPVIPDLPPFPEASLPWVPPREEISDSSPPRLREKTWREGKWLELASFPAVQNQWERWIDSCWQPWAEQHRKAKRAEELYYRLVWLEGDWKRKAATHELVMAFGLLTWSRPTGAYLRRHLLVASVEIRWERGSVLTVAPSPLGFRPRIEWEVLEGLQKPDPERRELCDRWANNLIDPWNREETERILRGLLGLLPVKGDYLPSLEPGPQAGEFPRVWLAPALLFRKRSCAQWASLAIELREQRRQAKAFPVGELLFESRSQEAVIKADRQELRPTRIPLALSIDQKEALEAVKNSRVVLIDGPPSSGKTQTAASLLGDFLAHGKKVLVVGTSSSLLRKLWERIPPEIRPLCLCWTGIDSEFLSNLETAVDRILRFTTEHSPEETAEEVARWEGKIREVETELLEVEETLLRSLPCDTRDVSLAGGIYQGSLPEVIERLFLEREKYHWFTDAVDPEASLPESPDAWKKLASFLRPLSLEKNGELSQFCPDPALLPEPSVLASWLEEERKNRLRWQSFLQNYAQETILQRVHKDSSQLQEILAALSELRAALHDIRNCSLPFAGSALDEVVYGNAEPWVRLQEQTQALWDAGLAERVARVKDWTLATVKSCDLVTLLSDCHALLQYWEEKGPPPRFLLFRPRVLRETSYLRSSVRLNGRRCRSKETLQDLQEYCQTYLDVRRLCRLWQRWAEIPVSGGIEDQLDVVQKCHHWLGKILAFGQQVKEWRARVELLFAPTEVAWTNEQALGELIAQLLATLAFQNWEKSEQPVRAFLHQLHLWARQPNAHPILGELLRSVEQKDPLAYELAYGELVKTWEKGKAWEEAERLLQVLGQVAPDLTRRIKEKPADPAWPSRLEALPMAWQWARAWAEVRQRAQKEREILKLWDRYQTLGQNWRREACALWAAEAWLRSVPHLEEEQREALLAWKKAWEDARVRFQPSSELYRREAWKHTTRFVSFFPAWLIGLPAGMELLSENANLFDVVIVIGGEVAPPPSLLTTLLGRKVAVLGDGSQPGLGPFLEFSDPSQREDCTRWVADLAYRDRLVAANSLWDIAEVRFPVRKSLRRQFSSRAELVALLNSHSYPDRPLLPMRIRPTSFQKVLRWEHISQGVQQGSGHLALNPFEAHAVVEKLRQILEDPFYASKTIALVSLGSVPQANLLRRLSNEKLPSQEIARRNFFCGTPEDLQGESRDLVFVSLVVAPNEPLTPWPEGWGRRLVHAILAAAKEEIWVFHSAPPEYFPEHDPRLSLFRPPSGLATTSQVQLVETVRGTDGWHKEMAEWITGLGYAVYTPVTLLGEVLLPADLLVFGTTGVVGIIGPFALERWKMDGKKLLSLQQEWEACGYHFVPIPSFGWAADRDWVQSMLREALLTHAGEPLCQGR